From a region of the Halolamina sp. CBA1230 genome:
- a CDS encoding aspartate kinase, protein MRVVAKFGGTSLGSGDRIDRAADSVADAVAEGHEIAVVASAMGSQTDDLLDEIAFDASDEDRAEIVSMGERTSVRMLKAALAARGVDAVFLEPGDENWPVVTNERGEIDAEETQRRVDALAGTLDDTVPVITGFLAEDPQGNVTTLGRGGSDTTAMMLGNYLDADEVVIVTDVEGVMTGDPRVVEGARNVGSITVDELRNLSFRGAEVVAPSALVYKDEELGVRVVHYQHGDLLAGGTSVEGSFEHLIDMEEARLACLTVAGRAIRNRPGILAEVSQKLGDAGINIDAVASGMDSLTYYVESDVAEAAEATLHDAVVEDDSLSSVTVEDDIAVIRVTGGELPNQPGVIRSLVDPLADAGINVHDLITSATSVAIFVAWEDREETLDIVHEQF, encoded by the coding sequence CGCGCCGCCGACTCCGTCGCGGACGCGGTCGCCGAAGGCCACGAGATCGCGGTCGTCGCCAGCGCGATGGGCTCACAGACCGACGACCTGCTCGACGAGATCGCGTTCGACGCCAGCGACGAGGACCGCGCGGAGATCGTCTCGATGGGCGAACGCACCTCGGTGCGGATGCTGAAAGCCGCGCTCGCCGCCCGCGGCGTCGACGCGGTGTTCCTCGAACCCGGCGACGAGAACTGGCCGGTCGTCACCAACGAGCGTGGGGAGATCGACGCCGAGGAGACCCAGCGCCGCGTCGACGCGCTCGCGGGGACGCTGGACGACACCGTCCCCGTCATCACGGGCTTCCTCGCGGAGGACCCCCAGGGGAACGTGACCACGCTCGGCCGCGGTGGCTCCGACACCACCGCGATGATGCTCGGGAACTATCTCGACGCCGACGAGGTGGTGATCGTCACCGACGTGGAGGGCGTGATGACCGGCGACCCACGCGTTGTCGAGGGCGCGCGCAACGTCGGCTCCATCACCGTCGACGAGCTCCGGAACCTCTCCTTCCGCGGCGCCGAGGTCGTCGCTCCCTCCGCGCTCGTCTACAAGGACGAGGAGCTCGGCGTCCGGGTGGTCCACTACCAGCACGGCGACCTGCTCGCCGGCGGCACGAGCGTCGAGGGGAGCTTCGAGCACCTGATCGACATGGAGGAGGCACGGCTCGCCTGTCTCACCGTCGCCGGCCGCGCGATCCGGAACCGGCCGGGGATCCTCGCGGAGGTGTCTCAGAAACTCGGCGACGCGGGAATCAACATCGACGCCGTCGCCAGCGGGATGGACTCGCTGACGTACTACGTCGAGAGCGACGTCGCCGAGGCGGCCGAGGCAACGCTCCACGACGCGGTCGTCGAGGACGATTCGCTCTCCTCGGTCACCGTCGAGGACGACATCGCCGTGATCCGCGTCACGGGCGGCGAACTCCCGAACCAGCCGGGCGTGATCCGCTCGCTGGTCGACCCACTCGCGGACGCGGGGATCAACGTCCACGACCTGATCACCTCCGCGACCTCCGTCGCCATCTTCGTCGCGTGGGAGGACCGCGAGGAGACGCTGGACATCGTCCACGAGCAGTTCTAA